The following are encoded in a window of Ranitomeya variabilis isolate aRanVar5 chromosome 6, aRanVar5.hap1, whole genome shotgun sequence genomic DNA:
- the LOC143783427 gene encoding microtubule-associated serine/threonine-protein kinase 4-like, whose translation MSGISSDKRQVLALFKGILTTYALDIVLPLPDGVLSFTYRLVMKLVSDCLTKYHGGRISSEYLEHLQMNIRTLVQQAEERSQCGDLAFFKQLAQKFLYVLEYIARSLKHLETPDGDSKEGQQRNIADPNTSEPGLKTDLTEETTEPATADGGIPEVPEIPESASAVIRSLSPMNKPRMSDYTQIKEIGSGSYGAVHLVRHKGTKKVFAMKKQARSNLHDPFLLKKAYVERDIAIFSDCPFVVSTFCSFPTKHHLCMVMDFEAGGDCNILLQFYGHLPLDLARIYIAETVLAVEYLHSYGVVHRDLKPENLMISSTGHIKVTDFGLSRLGLMRPTSDIYKARAKDIAREFHDDGITGTNHYTAPEVILRKGYGRPIDWWAIGIILYEFLTGHVPFNGRRKKHIFYSILVDNITLKIQNSTDNPDAQDFMTQLLRKDPTHRLGTGGANEIKSHPFLNKLDFENLQNLKPLYRPDLSSEEDTRYFQSDIRRPKYTYSDEGDTSEKVSNWPESLNYVSSSERLSKLYPTNTRMMSNEDHKPSPDCPLETSTKHSDVQKESSSSTSDGDSEYFTANSKTPSPILSVEKKNKSVLNLGEELNPEIVAETEPSRVETTNTSAVKLGEEQNPEIVPETEPSRVETKNTSALKLGEDKDLEIVAETEPSRVEKKNKSAIKLVEEQNAKIVEEREPRRRSIFRRIISSCRRGLSRAARSIRKRCIFPICR comes from the exons ATGTCTGGAATTTCTTCAGATAAACGTCAAGTGTTGGCACTATTCAAGGGGATTCTTACCACCTATGCCCTTGACATTGTGCTACCACTACCCGATGGCGTCCTCAGCTTCACTTACCGGCTGGTTATGAAGCTAGTGAGCGACTGCCTGACCAAATACCATGGAGGTCGTATAAGCTCAGAATATCTTGAGCATTTACAGATGAACATCAGGACATTAGTACAACAG GCGGAAGAAAGATCCCAATGTGGAGATCTGGCCTTTTTTAAACAACTGGCCCAAAAGTTCCTGTATGTACTAGAGTATATAGCCCGCTCACTGAAGCATTTG GAAACACCGGACGGTGACTCTAAAGAGGGGCAACAACGAAATATCGCTGACCCCAATACCAGTGAGCCAGGGCTAAAAACTGATCTGACTGAAG AGACAACTGAGCCGGCAACTGCTGACGGTGGAATACCTGAGGTACCAGAGATCCCCGAATCTGCCAGT GCCGTGATCAGATCATTGAGCCCTATGAATAAACCAAGGATGAGCGACTATACCCAGATCAAAGAGATCGGCAGTGGATCTTATGG GGCCGTCCACTTAGTGCGTCATAAAGGCACAAAGAAGGTATTCGCTATGAAGAAACAAGCCAGGAGTAACCTGCATGATCCATTCCTTCTTAAAAAGGCCTATGTGGAAAGGGATATCGCAATATTCTCCGATTGTCCCTTTGTTGTCTCCACATTTTGTTCCTTCCCAACTAAACACCATCTGTGTATGGTCATGGACTTTGAAGCAG GAGGAGACTGTAACATTCTCCTACAGTTTTATGGTCATTTACCCCTCGACTTGGCCCGCATCTACATTGCGGAAACGGttcttgctgtggaatatctgCACAGCTATGGTGTGGTTCACCGAGACCTGAAGCCTGAAAA TCTCATGATATCATCAACTGGACATATCAAAGTCACCGATTTTGGGCTTTCAAGACTCGGACTCATGAGACCAACATCAGACATTTACAAGGCTCGAGCTAAAGACATAGCCAGAGAGTTCCATGATGATGGG ATAACTGGCAccaatcattatacagccccagaaGTCATCTTAAGGAAGGGCTATGGAAGGCCTATTGACTGGTGGGCAATAGGGATCATCTTATATGAATTTCTTACCGGTCATGTGCCATTTAACGGAAGACGCAAAAAACATATTTTCTATAGTATCCTCGTGG ATAACATCACTTTGAAAATTCAAAATTCTACTGATAATCCTGATGCTCAAGACTTCATGACTCAGCTGCTCAGAAAAGATCCAACACATAGACTTGGGACAG GAGGAGCAAATGAGATCAAGAGTCATCCATTCCTGAATAAGTTAGATTTTGAGAACCTTCAAAACCTGAAGCCATTGTATAGGCCAGATCTTAGTTCAGAGGAGGACACCCGCTACTTTCAAT CTGACATTAGGAGACCCAAATATACGTATTCAGATGAGGGTGACACAAGTGAGAAGGTCAGTAACTGGCCAGAAAGCTTAAACTATGTATCATCTTCTGAAAGACTTTCTAAG CTATATCCAACCAATACCAGGATGATGAGCAATGAAGATCACAAGCCATCTCCAGATTGTCCTTTAGAGACCAGCACAAAACACTCAGACGT GCAGAAAGAATCTTCGTCTAGTAcaagtgatggtgatagtgagtaTTTCACTGCTAACAGCAAGACACCCTCTCCCATATTGTCAG TTGAGAAGAAAAATAAATCTGTATTGAACCTGGGAGAAGAGCTAAACCCAGAAATAGTTGCAGAGACAGAACCTAGTAGAG TTGAGACGACAAATACATCTGCAGTAAAACTGGGAGAAGAGCAAAACCCAGAAATAGTCCCAGAGACTGAACCTAGCAGAG TTGAGACGAAAAATACATCTGCATTAAAACTGGGAGAAGATAAAGACCTAGAAATAGTCGCAGAGACAGAACCTAGCAGAG TTGAGAAGAAAAATAAGTCTGCAATAAAACTGGTAGAAGAGCAAAATGCCAAAATAGTAGAAGAGCGAGAACCTAGGAGAC GTTCCATCTTCCGCCGGATTATATCATCCTGCCGGCGTGGATTATCTAGGGCTGCTCGCAGCATCAGAAAAAGATGCATTTTTCCAATCTGTCGTTAG